In Ralstonia pseudosolanacearum, the DNA window ACGCATTCGCCCACGGCGTAGATGCGCGGGTCGTAGGTCTGCAGCGTGTCGTCCACCACGATGGCGCGTTCGCAGTGCAGGCCGGCCGAGCGCGCCAGCTCGATATTCGGGCGCACGCCGGCGGTCATCACGACCAGGTCGGCGGGGATCTCCGTGCCATCCTTGAAGCGCACGGCGGTGACGCGGTCGGTGCCGATCAGCTCGGTGGTCTGCGCGCCCAGCAGGAAGCGCAGGCCCTTGGCCTCCAGCGCGACCTTGAGCAGCGCGGCGGCGGGCTTATCGAGCTGGCGCTCCATCAGCGTGTCGCTGATGTGCACCACGGTCGCGTCCATGCCCTGCCGCATCAGGCCGTTGGCGGCCTCCAGCCCCAGCAGGCCGCCGCCGATCACCACCGCGTGCCGGTGGTTGCGCGCGGCGTCGAGCATGGTCTCCACGTCCTGGATGTCGCGAAAGGCGATCACGCCCGGCAGCATGTGCCCCGGCACCGGCAGGATGAACGGCCGCGAGCCGGTGGCCATCAGCAGCCGGTCATAGCGCACCGCCACCCCGCCGCGCGAGCGCACCGTGCGGCGCGGACGGTCGATCGCCACCACCGGGTCGCCCGCGTGCAGCGTGATGCCGTGCTCTTCGTACCATTCGCGCGTGTTGAGCATGATGTCGTCCACGCGCTTCTCGCCCGCCAGCACCGGCGACAACAGGATGCGGTTGTAGTTGCCGTGCGGCTCCTCGCCGAACACGGTGATCTCGTACAGGTCGGGCGCCAGCTTGAGCAGCTCCTCGACCGTGCGCATGCCGGCCATGCCGTTGCCGATGACGACCAGCTTGGGGCGGGCGGCGCGGCTCATTGCTGGGCGATCCAGACCTTGCCGTCTTCCACCTTGGCGGCGTAGGCCGGCACCGAGTTGGCCGGGGCTTCCAGGCACTCGCCGGTGGCCAGGTCGAAGTGCTGCTTGTAGATGGGCGACGCCACCACGATGCGCTCGCCCAGGTTGCCGACCAGGCCGCGCGAGAGCACGGCGGCGTCCGAGTTCGGGTCGTAGTTGCCGATGGCGTAGACGCGGCGCGGCGCGACGCCTGCCACGTGGAACACGGCGATTTGCGCCCCACCCACCAGCGCGCAGACGCCGGTGTTGGGCACGATGTCGTCCAGCGCGCAGATGGCGGTCCAATGATTGGCTTGCATGACGTCCTCCTGGCTCAGGCCGCTTCGGCGACCACGGGGATGCGCACCGGGCGCGTGCCGCGCCGCTCTTCGGGCGTGGCGGGGCGGATCTGGCCGCGCTCCTCGACGAACACGACGTTCGCATCCGCCGTCTCGCTGTTGACGAAATGGCGGAAGCGCTTGCGCACTTCGGGGTTGGTCACGGCGGTCTTCCATTCGTCCTGGTAGGTGTCGACCACGTGCTGCATCTCGGCTTCCAGCTCGGCGGCGAGGCCCAGCTTGTCGCCCACGACCACGTCCTTCAGGTAGTCGAGGCCGCCTTCCAGATTGTCGCGCCAGGTGCTGGTGCGCTGCAGCCGATCGGCGGTGCGCACGTAGAACATCAGGAAGCGGTCGACCAGCTTGATGAGGGTGGCCTCGTCCAGGTCGGCGGCCAGCAGTTCGGCGTGGCGGGGCTTCATGCCGCCGTTGCCGCACACGTAGAGGTTCCAGCCCTTCTCGGTGGCGATCACGCCGACATCCTTGCCCTGCGCCTCGGCGCACTCGCGCGTGCAGCCCGACACGCCGAACTTGAGCTTGTGCGGCGAGCGCAGGCCCTTGTAGCGATTCTCCAGGCGGATGGCGAGGCCGACCGAATCGCCCACGCCGTAGCGGCACCACGTCGAGCCCACGCACGACTTCACCGTGCGCAGCGACTTGCCATAGGCATGGCCCGACTCGAAGCCGGCCGCGATCAGCTCTTCCCAGATCAGCGGCAGCTGCTCCAGGCGCGCGCCGAACAGGTCGACCCGCTGGCCGCCGGTGATCTTGGTGTACAGCCCGTACTTCTTGGCGACCTGGCCGACGGCGATCAGCCCCTCCGGCGTCACCTCGCCGCCCGGCATGCGCGGCACCACGGAGTACGTGCCGTCCTTCTGGATGTTGGCGAGGAAATAGTCGTTGGAATCCTGCAGGCCGGCGTGCTCCTGCTTGAGCACGAAGTCGTTCCAGCACGACGCCAGGATGTTCGCCGCGGCGGGCTTGCAGATATCGCAGCCCATGCCGTGGCCGTGCGCCGCCAGCAGCGCCTCGAACGACTGGATGCGGCCCACGCGCACCAGGTGGTACAGCTCCTGGCGCGAGTACGGGAAGTGCTCGCAGATGTGGTTGTTGACGGCCAGGCCCTGCTTCTTCATCTCGGCCTTCATCACCTGCGTCATCAGCGGCACGCAGCCGCCGCACGAGGTGCCGGCCTTGGTGGCGTCCTTGAGCGCGCCCACACTGGTGGCGCCGGCGCACACCGCCTGGCACAGCGCGCCCTTGGAGACGTCGTTGCACGAGCAGATCTGTGCCGCGTCGGGCAGCGCATCCACGCCCAGCGCGGGGCGTGCGTTGCCGTCGGCCTGCGGCAGGATCAGGAATTCGGGCGCCTCGGGCAGCTCGATGCGGTTGAGCATCATCTGCAGCAGCGTGCCGTACTCGGACGCATCGCCCACCAGCACGCCGCCCAGCAGAAACTTGCCGTCGGACGACAGCACCAGCTTCTTGTAAATCTGCTTGCGCTCGTCGACGAACTGCACGCTGCGGCTGCCCGGCGTGCTGCCCTGCGCGTCGCCCAGGCTGGCCACGTCCACGCCCATCAGCTTGAGCTTGGTGCTCATGTCGGCGCCGTTGAAGGCGGCCGCCTCTTCTTCGGCCGCCAGGATCTGCCTGGCGGTGATGCGCGCCATCTCGTAGCCGGGCGCGACCAGGCCGTAGACCTTGCCGCCCCACAGCGCGCACTCGCCGATGGCGTAGACGTCCCGGTCGGAGGTGCGGCACTCGGAGTCGATCACGATGCCGCCGCGCTCGCCCACGGCCAGGCCGCACTGGCGCGCCAGCTCGTCGCGCGGACGGATGCCGGCCGAGAAGACGATCATGTCGGCGTCCAGGTGCGTGCCGTCGGCGAACTGCATGCGGTGCGTGCCGTCTTCGCCGTCGACGATCTCCACCGTGTTCTTCTGCGTGTGGACCGTCACGCCCAGGTCTTCGATCTTCCGGCGCAGCATGCGGCCGCCGCCGTCGTCCACCTGCATCGCCATCAGGCGGCCGGCAAACTCGACCACGTGGGTCTGCAGGTCCATGTCGCGCAGGGCCTTGGCGCATTCCAGGCCCAGCAGGCCGCCGCCGACCACCACGCCGGTCTTGGCGCGCCGGCCGCATTCGAGCATGGCTTCCAGGTCTTCGATGGTGCGGTAGACGAAGCAGTCGGTGCGGTCCTTGCCCGGAATCGACGGCACGAACGGCGACGAGCCGGTCGCCATGATCAGCTTGTCATAGGCCAGCACTTCGCCGGTGGAAGCCGTGACCTGCTTGGCCGCGCGGTCGATCGAGACCGCGCGGGCGTTGAGCCGGAGCACCACGTCGTCGCGATCGAAAAAGCCCGGCGCGACCAGCGACAGGTCTTCGGCGGTCTTGCCCGAGAAGAATTCGGACAGGTGCACGCGGTCGTAGGCGGGGCGGGGCTCTTCGCACAGCACGGTGATGTGCAGGTCGTGGCCGGGGGCGTGCAGCAAGCTCTCCAGGAACTTGTGGCCCACCATGCCGTGGCCAATGACGACGATCTTCATGGTCATGGCGAGGGACTCCTTAGACGTTGGCAGCGCCGGCTGCCAGGGTGTTGTCATACAGCGCTTGTTCGCGCGCCTTGTGTTCTGCCGTGAAGCGCACCGCGACGGCGCAGATGGCGGACAGCATCACCATCACGCCCAGCACCGACAGCGTCTGCTGCGCGTCGCCCAGCCCCTTCATCAGGAACCCAGCCGCCACCGCGCCCACGTTGCCGCCCGCGCCGATGATGCCGGCCACGCCGCCCAGCGCGCGGCGATCGATGAACGGCACCAGCGCATACGTGGCGCCGCAGGCCATGTGCGTGAACAGGCCGAAGCCCAGCATGGCCAGCACCGCCACCGATGCGGTGCCGGCGTGCGCGAAGCCCAGCAGGCCC includes these proteins:
- a CDS encoding NAD(P)/FAD-dependent oxidoreductase; translated protein: MSRAARPKLVVIGNGMAGMRTVEELLKLAPDLYEITVFGEEPHGNYNRILLSPVLAGEKRVDDIMLNTREWYEEHGITLHAGDPVVAIDRPRRTVRSRGGVAVRYDRLLMATGSRPFILPVPGHMLPGVIAFRDIQDVETMLDAARNHRHAVVIGGGLLGLEAANGLMRQGMDATVVHISDTLMERQLDKPAAALLKVALEAKGLRFLLGAQTTELIGTDRVTAVRFKDGTEIPADLVVMTAGVRPNIELARSAGLHCERAIVVDDTLQTYDPRIYAVGECVQHRSATFGLVAPIWDQARVCAAHLAGAGHRRYVQQATATKLKVTGVDLYSAGDFIGGEGTEDIVLRDPRRGVYKRLVLKDDRIVGAVLYGDVADGPWYFELIQRQAPIAAMRQRLLFGRALCEAEAA
- the nirD gene encoding nitrite reductase small subunit NirD, whose amino-acid sequence is MQANHWTAICALDDIVPNTGVCALVGGAQIAVFHVAGVAPRRVYAIGNYDPNSDAAVLSRGLVGNLGERIVVASPIYKQHFDLATGECLEAPANSVPAYAAKVEDGKVWIAQQ
- the nirB gene encoding nitrite reductase large subunit NirB, translating into MTMKIVVIGHGMVGHKFLESLLHAPGHDLHITVLCEEPRPAYDRVHLSEFFSGKTAEDLSLVAPGFFDRDDVVLRLNARAVSIDRAAKQVTASTGEVLAYDKLIMATGSSPFVPSIPGKDRTDCFVYRTIEDLEAMLECGRRAKTGVVVGGGLLGLECAKALRDMDLQTHVVEFAGRLMAMQVDDGGGRMLRRKIEDLGVTVHTQKNTVEIVDGEDGTHRMQFADGTHLDADMIVFSAGIRPRDELARQCGLAVGERGGIVIDSECRTSDRDVYAIGECALWGGKVYGLVAPGYEMARITARQILAAEEEAAAFNGADMSTKLKLMGVDVASLGDAQGSTPGSRSVQFVDERKQIYKKLVLSSDGKFLLGGVLVGDASEYGTLLQMMLNRIELPEAPEFLILPQADGNARPALGVDALPDAAQICSCNDVSKGALCQAVCAGATSVGALKDATKAGTSCGGCVPLMTQVMKAEMKKQGLAVNNHICEHFPYSRQELYHLVRVGRIQSFEALLAAHGHGMGCDICKPAAANILASCWNDFVLKQEHAGLQDSNDYFLANIQKDGTYSVVPRMPGGEVTPEGLIAVGQVAKKYGLYTKITGGQRVDLFGARLEQLPLIWEELIAAGFESGHAYGKSLRTVKSCVGSTWCRYGVGDSVGLAIRLENRYKGLRSPHKLKFGVSGCTRECAEAQGKDVGVIATEKGWNLYVCGNGGMKPRHAELLAADLDEATLIKLVDRFLMFYVRTADRLQRTSTWRDNLEGGLDYLKDVVVGDKLGLAAELEAEMQHVVDTYQDEWKTAVTNPEVRKRFRHFVNSETADANVVFVEERGQIRPATPEERRGTRPVRIPVVAEAA